In Nitrosococcus halophilus Nc 4, the genomic stretch AAATGGGGGCAGAATTTCAGGGGTTATCCTTTTCTACTAAGCTAATCGACGGTCAATTCCCCGACTACAAACGGGTCATACCTGTGGGCTGTGAGAAGCGGTTTGTTGCTGATCGGGAACAATTTAAACAAGCTTTAGGACGGGTAAATATTCTCACTAACGATAAATACCGTGGGGTACGTTTACACTTATCAAATTTAAAGCTACAAGCGACGGTCACGAATTTAGAGCAAGAATCTGCCGAAGAGGAATTAGAGGTTGAGTATCAAGGGGAAAGCTTCGAAATTGCTTTTAATAACTCCTATCTTATTGATGTTCTTAATATTATAAATACTGAGCAAGTTAAATTAGAGTTTACCAACGCGAATAGTAGCTGCCTGATTACTCCTATTGGCGAGGTTGGCAGCAAATATGTGGTAATGCCTATGAGATTGTAGTTAACTGCTAGCGTTAATCTTTTATTTTATTCATTGGCCACTTTTCTAGCCCTGTTTAATGCATATTGCTCATCTTGATATACGCAACTTCAGGAATTTAGAGCACATCGAATTTTATCCCGCAAAAGGCCTCAATATTTTTACAGGTGCCAATGGCAGTGGTAAAACTAGCCTCTTAGAAGCTATTTATTTACTGGGATTGGGACGTTCTTTCCGTAGCTCTCAATTAGCCTCGGTTGTCCGGGGTAACATGAAATCGCTGCGGGTTGTGGCTAGAGTCAAGCAAACCACAGATGCTTTCCAGATCGTAGGAGTAGAGTTCAGCTCTACTGGTTTTCGTGCCCGCATTAATGGAAACGCCGTAAAGAGGCGTTCCCAACTAGCTGCCCAATTACCCTTGCTTTATATGTCCTCCTATAGCCACCTCATACTCGATGGAGGGCCCCGCTACCGTAGACAATGGCTTGATTGGGGACTATTTCACTTGGAGTCTAATTTCCGTGATTTATGGTGGCGCTATCATCGGGCGCTAAAGCAGCGTAATCATGCATTAAGAACCCAGATGCCTAGTTGGCGCCGAGAAATTGATGCCTGGGATAGGGAACTTGCCACCTACGGAGAGCAGGTGACCTCTTTTCGGGAAGCTATTCTCTCTCAGTTGCAAGAGAGCGTATCTCAATTGTTTGCAGTCTTAGCCCACCAAGTTGGGCCTGTGACTATGGAGTTTAAGCGAGGCTGGAGCCGCACCATAGCTCTGGGAGAGGTTCTGAAAGCAACCTTAGATTATGATCGGGCAGCAGGCTATACGCGATATGGCCCCCATCGTGCGGAGGTGGCATTCTACGCAAGCGGAAAAGATGTTAGGGATATACTATCTAGGGGCCAGCAAAAGGTGTTTTGCTATTCCCTGGCGTTGGGTCAGGTAGAGTTATTATGTAAAATAAAAGAACAACATTGTATTTTTTTGATTGACGATTTTACCTCAGAACTTGATGCAGATCATCGAAGACGGGTGTTGGCATTGCTAAATCAATTAGGGATCCAAGTCTTTGTTACTACTGTGGAAACACTAGATAATGAACTGAAGGCCTATCCCGATTCCCAACAGTTCCACGTGGAACTGGGAAAACTCAGAAAAATGGTATAATAAAGAACAACTTTAGGAGCAATAATGAAAGCCAGCACTGCCTACGATTCATCCCATATTAAAGTCTTAAAAGGGTTGGATGCTGTCCGCAAACGCCCTGGTATGTATATTGGGGACACCGATGATGGTACTGGACTCCATCATATGGTGTTCGAAGTGGTGGACAATTCCATCGATGAAGCCCTAGCAGGATTTTGTAATGAAGTGAGTGTCATTGTGCATTCTAATGACACTGTGACTATCTCTGATAATGGACGGGGCATCCCGACCGATATCCACCATGAAGAAGGGCGTTCTGCAGCTGAGGTCATTATGACCGTATTGCATGCTGGGGGGAAATTTGACCACAACTCCTACAAAGTCTCTGGCGGATTACATGGGGTAGGAGTATCAGTGGTTAACGCGCTTTCTTCTACCCTTTTTTTAGAGATTCACCGCGATGGCCAGGTCTACCAACAGCACTATCGTGATGGAGTTCCACAGGCTCCTTTAACGACTGTGGGCTCCACAAAGCATAGTGGGACGACAATTCGGTTTTCGCCAAGCCCTAAGATTTTTTCCAATATCGTTTTTAACTTCGATATTTTTGCTAAACGATTGCGGGAACTAGCGTTTCTTAACGCTGGAGTTCGTATCTTATTAGAGGATGAGCGCGTTGGGCGAAAGGAAGAGTTTCTTTATGAGGGTGGGATACAAGCTTTTGTAGAGCATCTCAATAAAAATAAGACTCCTCTCCACGACAATGTTTTTTACTTCCAAGGAGAACGGGATGACGTCGTCGTGGAATTGGCAATGCAATGGAATGATTCTTATCAAGAGCATTTTTTCTGCTTCACTAATAACATTCCACAGAGGGACGGAGGTACCCACCTCGCTGGCTTTCGATCTGCTCTGACCCGAACTTTGAATCAATATATTGAGAGGGAGGCATTAGCCAAAAAAACCAAGGTCAGCACGACGGGGGATGATGCTCGGGAAGGGCTGACGGCAGTTCTCTCCATAAAAGTGCGAGATCCGAAGTTTTCTTCCCAGACCAAGGAAAAACTAGTCTCCTCTGAGGTTAAACCAGTGGTTGATGCCCTGGTCTCAGAATACTTTCAAAGCTTTTTGTTGGAGCATCCTGCCGATGCTAAAGCCATTGGCAGCAAAATGATAGATGCTGCTCGAGCCAGGGAAGCAGCCCGTAAAGCCAGAGAGTTAACGCGCCGGAAGGGGGCTCTGGATATGGCGGGGTTGCCTGGGAAGTTGGCAGATTGCCAAGAGCGGGATCCAACGCTCTCGGAACTATTTGTGGTAGAGGGAGATTCAGCGGGGGGGTCTGCTAAACAAGGACGTGACCGTAAAAACCAGGCTATCCTTCCTCTTAAGGGTAAAATCCTGAATGTGGAGAAAGCCCGTTTTGACAAAATGCTAAGCTCTGCAGAAGTAGCTACCCTCATTACAGCGCTAGGGTGTGGTGTTGGTCGGGAAGAATATAACCCCGATAAGTTACGGTATCATCGGATCATTATTATGACGGATGCCGATGTTGATGGGTCCCACATACGTACCCTGTTGCTCACTTTTTTTTACCGCCAGATGCCTGAGTTGGTAGAGCGTGGCCATATTTATATTGCTCAACCTCCCCTTTACAAAGTCAAGAGAGGAAAGCAAGAGCGGTATATCCGGGATGACGCTGAGATGGAACGTTATTTAATCAACTTAGCGATTGATAATGCAAAAATCTATTCCGAGCCGGGCGCAACACCCATTGAGGGGGAAACCCTATTAACCCTGGTAACTGATTATTTTCAATTGAAAGGCGCTATCGAGCGGCTTTCTCAACGCTATGATCCTTTATTGCTCGATCAAACATTATATCTTGACACCGTGTCCACTGAGCTGGTGACAGAAGTTAAGCGATTGGAGGTATGGGCTGCTCAGCTAGAGTCACGGGCGAATAGCGCAGCAAGAGATGGTGTACGTTATGAGATTGAGGTCACAACACCAGTTGAAAATCAGGTACCCATTCTCCAAGTGAAGATTACCCGCCATGGAGTGACTACCTATCAGCGTTTTAGCATGGATTTCTTTGCTTCCCCTGATTACCAACATATTCAGAAGTTAGGAAAGCCTTTAGTCAAACTGATTACGACAGAAAGTTATGTCCAACGGAATGACAAGCAACAACCCGTGAGCAGTATTCAAGGAGCGGTCAACTGGTTAATGGAAGAAGCTAGGCGCGGTCAAGCCGTACAGCGCTATAAAGGGCTCGGAGAGATGAATCCAGATCAATTATGGGAAACCACGATGAACCCTGCTACCCGGCGTCTCAGTCAGGTTCGAATTGAGGATGCCATTGCGGCAGATGAAATATTTACCACCTTAATGGGAGACCACGTGGAACCGCGACGAGATTTTATTGAAGCCAATGCGCTAAATGTGGCCCATCTTGATGTTTAGTTTGATAGGTAACCAAAGATTATTAGCTTGAAAAGTATCTTGGGGTAAAAAGGGGGGACATCCTTGTCCCTGGGGTTCAAAAGCTTTTTAACAAACTCGGTTTAATGGAGCTTGATTTTAGGATGGACGCTGCGTCGGAATAAATGGGAAATAGTAAGCATGGTGGTGCGAAAGGGACCAAATAGGGCCATTTGATGCATTTTATAAAGGGAAAGATAAACCAACCGAGCAATTAGCCCTTCTATCATGATGCTACCGGTAATATTTCCCATCAGGTTTCCCACAGTGCTATATCCTCCCAAAGATACCAGCGAACCATAGTCACGGTAGTGATACTCCTGAAGTGGCTTCCCCTCCAGCTGATTACGGATATTTTTATATAACAATTGAGCCTGTTGGTGGGCTGCTTGGGCACGGGGTGGCACCACTCCTTCATGATTTTTCCAGGGGCAGGCGGCACAATCACCTAGAGCAAAAATATTTTCATCACGGGTGGTTTGCAATGTTGGTCTAAGCACCAATTGGTTGAGTTTATTGGTTTCCAGACCATTTATATCCTTTAAGAAATCCGGCGCCTTGATACCGGCTGCCCAGACTTTGATTCGCGCTGGAATAAAACGCCCGCTTTGGGTTTGAATCCCTTTTTCCGTGACTTCAATGACCCGTTCGTTAACCAGGATTTCAACGCCCAGTTTGCCAAGCTGCTTCTCAGTAGAACCAGAGATTCGAGATGGCAACCCTGGTAACAGGCGAGGAGCGGCCTCAATAATACTGAGTTTAATATCGGCGGGCTTGACCTCTAGGCCATAGGCAGTAAATAAACGGGAGACCGCATGTAGTTGGGCAGCCAATTCAATCCCAGTAGCTCCCCCTCCGACAATGGCTACATCGAGTTCACCACTTGCCATGGGTTTGCCTCGGGCATGGGCTCGTAAATAAGACTCTATGATTTGCCGCTGAAAATACTCAGCCTGTTGGGTAGTATCCAAGAAGAGGCAATGTTCCTGGACGCCGGTAATCCCAAAGTCATTGCTGACGCTACCCACTGCGATTATCAAAGTATCATAATTAAAATTACGTCGGGGAATGATCTCTTCTCCTTTTTGATTGTAAGTCGGCGCAACAGAGATTTCCCGTTTCTGGCGATCTAGGCCATCCATCCGCCCGCGGCGATAGCGGAAATGGCTCCAAGCGGCCTGAGCTAGATATTCAATTTCATCTTCGTGGGAATCAAGGGTGCCTGCAGCAACTTCGTGGAGCAAGGGCTTCCAAATATGAGTAGGACTGACTTCTATTAGGATAATCTCAGCTAATCCTGTTTTACCAAGCTTTTTTCCTAATTTAGTTGCTAGCTGTAGGCCTCCAGCCCCGCCACCCACGACGATAATTTTATGTTTACTGTTCCCTGCTTTTTCTGTTGCCATGGTGTATAAGATCTTTGTTAAAAGAAAAAACTTATTCTATCGTGTTTAATTTTGCGGCAATATGAATTCTAGGATGATCATTATCTAGGCTCTGCGCTCATAATGACTAAAATATAGAAAAGTTTCTGGGAGCTCCGCTAGTGAGAGAACATATCCTCTTTCTTACTGGGAAGCTGGCTGAACCCAGCTTGTGCAAAATCCTCAAGGCTATGGAACCGGTGGATTTTGATTACACCGTGAAACAATTGGGATTGAGTGTTGCTGCTTTGATGACGGCAGAGATGGTCGAACGTCGTTTGACGGAAACCGGTGAAGCCACCCGGATTCTGGTGCCAGGCCGTTGTCGCGGCGATTTAGAAAAACTCTCTAAAAAACTGGGGCTGCCTGTGGAGCGAGGGCCAAATGAGCTCAAAGATCTCCCTGCTTACTTTGGTCGTAGTGGTCCAGCCCCTGATCTCAGTCGATACAAGGTGTGTCTCTTTGCTGAAATTGTGGATGCCCCACAACAGTCAGTTCAGGGTATTCTAGACCGGGCTGCCTATTACCGAAGCTGTGGTGCCGATGTTATCGATCTAGGTTTTCTTCCGAGTGAACCTTTTGACCACCTGGAGGAAGCTATTCAGGCCCTTAAGGCGGAAGGGTATTGTTTAAGTGCCGATTCCCTGGAGCCAGAAGATTTAATTCGCGCCGGAAAAGCGGGTGTTGATTATCTACTGAGCCTTACTGAGAAAACTCTCTATATTGCTGATGAAGTGGGTTCTACCCCAATTCTAGTCCCGGCTGCGCGGGGGGATTTGCCTTCCCTGGAGCGGGCGATGGAAAGCCTAGACAAACAGGGGCGTGCTTGGCTTGCTGATCCTATTTTGGAACCTATCCATTTTGGCTTCATGGATTCCCTAGCCCGTTATCATGAACTGCGTCGTCGCTATCCTCAAGCACCCCTCCTGATGGGGGTAGGTAATCTGACGGAGCTAACAGATGCTGATACTACCGGGATCAACGCCATCCTGTTTGGTATTATTTCTGAGCTTGGAATCAGTGCGATTCTGACGACAGAAGTGAGCTCCCATGCTCGGCGGGCAGTCCGGGAAGCAGATCTCGCCCGCCGTATCATGTATGCGGCACGGGAAAACAATGCTCTGCCACAGAATATTGATGATGGGCTGCTATGTCTCCATGAGCGCCGACCTTTCCCCGATTCCTCTAAGGAAATTGCTGAGTTGGCGGCCCGAGTTAGAGATCCCAGCTACCGCATTCGCATCAGTCAGGAAGGAATCCATATTTTTAATCGGGATGGCATCCACAGAGCTCAAGATCCCTTTGATTTATTTCCCCACCTTGCCGTAGCAGGAGATGCAGGCCATGCCTTTTATCTAGGAATAGAGTTAGCACGGGCACAGATTGCCTGGCAGTTAGGCAAGCGCTACAGCCAGGATGAAGAACTAGATTGGGGTTGTGCCTATGAGCAAGAGACAGAAGATCTCATGGAGCAGAAGCCACCCGGTACCACGCTGCAGAACTCTAAGCGGGGGGAGGGCAATGGCAAGGCTTGAAAGCAAGATCCATGAAGTTATCCTCACCACCTTAAGTGAAGACGGGCAGATTCATGCAGCACCCATGGGCATTTGGGAAGAGAAAGGCAATTTTATCGTGGCTCCTTTCAAGCCCTCTACCACCTATAACAATTTATCCCGCTACCCTGAGTGTGTAGTCAACTACACAGACGATGTTCGGGTATTTGCAGGATCGGTTACGGGTCGGCGCCATTGGCCTACCCAAGCAGCTACCCGTGTCTACGGGGGGGTCCTGGTACAAGCTTTGGCCCATAGTGAACTGCGGGTGACTCAATTGCAGGATACGGATCCTCGAGCCCATTTTTATTGCCGGGTAATATACGAAGCGAACCATAGGCCTTTTCGTGGTTTCAACCGGGCCCAAGGGGCCGTTATCGAAGCCGCCGTGTTGGTAAGCCGTTTACATCTCTTACCTTTCGATAAGATTGAAAGAGAATTGAAATATCTCCAAATTGCTGTTGACAAGACTGGAGGACCTCGTGAGTGGGAAGCCTGGGAATGGTTGATGGAACAGGTTCAGCATTATCGTGGGGAGGAAATGAAGTCATGAACCGCTGGCTGGCCAGTGTTCGTAATCTGGAAGAGGTCAGCAGCTTGCTTGCGGAAGGGCCTGACATCATTGATCTTAAGGAACCCAAAGAAGGAGCTTTGGGGGCTCTATCCTCAGAAACCATCTGCCAGGCTGTAGCCTTGATCGGAGGTCGTTGTCCCACTAGTGCCACTATCGGTGATCTCCCCATGGAACCAGCACCCATTTGCCATGCCGTGGAACAAATCGCAGCCACTGGGGTGAACTACGTGAAAATTGGTCTGTTCCCCGATGACCGGGTACCTGATTGCTTGATAGCTCTGCAGCCATTGGCAGTTCAAGGAATTTCTTTGGTAGGCGTGATGTTCGCCGACAAACGGCCCGATTTTTCTTGGATATCCTTGATGGAGAAGGTGGGCTTTACAGGAGCCATGTTGGATACGGCCGCTAAAGATGGCCACAATTTGCTCAGCCATCTGTCACTGGCTGAGCTGAGTGGCTTCGTGCAAACAGCCCGCAGTGGTGGTCTAGTCAGCGGCTTGGCAGGTTCTCTTAGTTTTGAGGATATACCCAAGCTGTTGCCTTTAGGAGCTGATTATTTGGGATTTCGTAGCGCTTTATGCTGTGCTGGGCAGCGGCAATCTAGCCTTGATCCAAAGGCTATTGCTTTGCTTAAGCGCGCTTTGAATAGGCGCTGACAATGGTTTCAAAAAAATACCTTTTAATAACATTATTTGCTTGAAAAGTCCGTGATTGTGGCTTTCTTAAGTTGAGTTAGATAATTTTTATCGATGGGGCTAGAGGGATAAGGAGAGTTTAGAGATAGCTCAGCCACCAGCTTTGGCTACGTTTTTTGAGATGGGCATACCATCGGCACAGGGGATACAGTGCTCCCACTACCATAATCCACACCAGGTAAACCCGCAGCAGGCTAGGTTCGTAGCTTTCCGGAAAGCCGCCGGATTGGGATAGGTACCGCAGTCGATCCCAAGTACCAAATGTCCATCTGATCCAAAGCATCGCCAGGATGTGGATGAGGAGTAGGTGCACAAGGTAGTAGAAAAAGGGGACCTGCCCAAATATCTTCACTCCATCGGCGAGCCGTCCACGCCATTTTTCAATCAAGGGAAGCAAAGCAATGGCTGGGCTTAAGGTCATCAACAGATAGGCGAGCGATGGTGGATACTTCTCGGTATTCAATATCTCAAGGACGCTGAACAGAAGGCCGCGCTCACTGGGCTGCCAGGGCTCAGGGTCACCATAGAGGTTGAAGCCGCGAAGAATAATAAAAGCGGCGACTAATCCTAGGCCGAGTTTATAGAGGAGAGGATTGCGGTGGTCGGCTGGCAGGGTCACAAGGCGGCCAAAGCCATAGCCTGCCACCATTACCCCGAGCCAAGGGATCAGAGGATAGGCGACAAAAAAATAATTGATAATGGGAACTGGCTGGCCCCCCATTTCATGCAAGATGTTCCAGAAGATGGACCAGTCACCGAACTGTTGGGCTTGGATAGGATCAAGTAGGTTATGACCCACTATCATTGTAAGAGCGCTTCCCATGGACACCCAAAATGGCAGATAGAGCATTCCAGCCAGAAAGATCATGGACCAACCAATGGCCCAAATCACCTGAACAAAAAGATAGGGATACCAGCCGAAGGTCCAGGAAAGGTTGATAACTGATAACTCAATAAAGATAAGCCATAGCCCTCTAGTGACTAGAAAACGGGCTAGCTCGTGATGGGAGCAACTTCGGTTGTGGCGGTAGAGGTAGGCGCTGGTTCCAGCTAAAAAGATAAACACTGGCGCACAAAAGTGGGTGATCCAGCGGGTCAAAAACAATCCGGCAGAGGCTTGGGAAAGATCCTCGGGTGGGTAAGGAAAGGGACTGAAGAAATTACGGACATGGTCAATGGCCATGATGACCATAACAATTCCTCGCAGGAGATCCACAGAGACGATGCGGGGTGCAGTGGCTGATGGGATTCCTGGCTGACTCAATGCTGGCTCCTTCTTCGGCCCAGCTTTTGGACACTTATTTTTTATTTAGAGTTCCAGTTTCCACAAAAAGTTTACTTTGTTTGTCCTTTTGAAAGTTACCAGGTGGCTGAACTAGGGGGCATTTGCCTCTAGCATCCAACTGTTTTGTTGCCTGGAACTAATGACTTTCAGGTGGTGACTAATAGTTCACTCGAATAGAGTGCTTTCAAAGTTAGACCCTAGCTTTTTAGGCTTGCTTCATTTCAGGTCATAGTCCCTGGGTGCTTTTCTTGCATTCAAGTTTCGGTGATCGGGCTTATCAAGCAATCACAATGAAGTTTGGTGCCGTAAGTGGGCAATGTTCTTTGTTCTTGTAGGATAAAACCTTAACCTGGCTTGAGTAGGTCTACTCAGAATCACCCACCGTCAGGAAACCAGCTCTCTCCTGGGGGAGCCTGAAAACTGTGATAATCCATGAGGTTCGATGAGCTGGCCGAATCTTTATGAGGTTAAATCAAAGATGGTTCCACGCCGTTTTCTGGTGGTATTTTTTTTGGTCGTTATCCTATTTGGGGCGGGGTTGCTTGCCTTTCCCATTGGAAAAAACGCTTACCAACCTCCGCCTCCCACCGCCAAATTTGATCTGTCAAAATTGGAAACAGAACCTGTGTGCCCGGAGGTGGATCCCCTATGGCGGAAATCCCAGGTTATTGATGGTGTTTTGATAGAGGAGTCTCCCCTTTGTCATCCAGATAATCCCGCCTTAGTGGCCGCTTTTGTGAAAGGCACTAACAATATTTCCCATGATACCTTGATGGAATCAGGGTTGGCGATGGATGCCGTTACCAAGGGGGAAGACTTGGATGGGGACGGTGACCCGGATGTTATTGAGATCCGACTTGAAGTGGCTGAATTAAACGGGCGTTCCCCCGACTATGCTGAGCCTATTCCCGGTTATTTCATTGCTCCAGGTATTCAGCCCGGCTTTTGGGCCTTTGTCCCTAAAACCCATGGCATGTCTACTGAAAACTTCGAAAGCCTGAAGGCTAACCCATTACTGCGGTTGCCTTCCCCTACCATCCGGGTCGAAGCAGGGGATAGGATAAGAATAATTCTGGAAAATACCCATTATCTGCCTCACACGATCCATTTTCATGGGGTCGATCATCCTTACATGAATGGGATGGGCAAAGGTAATGATGGGGTGCCAGAGACGAGCCACCGACCGGTGATGCCTGGAGAAAGTTTTATTTATGAAATGAAGCCAAGGCAGACGGGTACCATGCTCTATCATTGCCATGAACAAGCGCCTGTCCATGTCATGCTAGGGTTGATGGGGATGTTCGTTGTGGAAGAGAATCGCCCTAATAACTGGGTCCAAACCTTAAATGTGGGAGCAGGACAGGTGCGTCATCCTTCCGTGGCTGTTAAAGAAAATTACGATCGGGAATATGATCTGATTTACCAAGAGGTGGACCAGGATCTTAATAATTTGATTAGAACAGCAAATGATCCCCGCTTGATCGCCAAGGCCACCACCCGCGGCTATGATATGACTGAGGGTACCCCTGATTACTTTTTGCTCAATGGACAATCATTTCCCTATACGTTGCGAGAATCACTTATCGTTGTCAATGCCAATGAACGTGTCAAATTGCGTTTGGCCAATGGGGGAGACGATAAGTACATCGCTATCCATAGCCATGGACACAGGATGAGAATCACCCATTATGACGGGATAGAGCATAACCCGGAGGCTCAGGTTACGCGGGATGTGGCTGATCTCAGTCCAGCCCAGCGCTTGGATTTAGTCCTCACTACCATTGATGATGGTTTGCATAGCTTCGGCGAAGGGGTATGGATGTTTCACGACCACCAAGAGAAGGCGCTGACTTCTGACGGGATGTATCCAGGGGGAGGAATTACCTTGATTGTTTATCGCTCCTACCTTGGTGAAAATTATATGCCGCTACTCCACGGTGTCGATATCAAGCCATTTTTCTCTAAAGCATTCTATGAAAGAAAAGTACCGGCTTGGAGTAGCTATGACGAAGCAGGCATGTTAGGTGATCCTGAACTGGTAACTGGCTTCGTTAGTATCCGCTCTCTATCATTAACTTTCCTTGCGGGATTGCTGTTAGGAGGCATTGTGATTGTAATGGGCGCACTCAAAAGACGTGCTTCGTAAGTCATACGGTCTGGCCACGCTGACCCTAAGTGCCTTAGTGCTCATTTAAAGGAAACTGGTCCCCATGGAAATATCTCCCATGGGGACCAATTTATTCAATAAAAATTTTCTTCTATGGAGAGAAGCTAGGCTTCTTGGTGGTAAGCCACTACCCGTTCCACTTCGTTTTTAGAGCCGAGGATGACAGGTACTCGTTGGTGAATACCTTCGGGATCTACTTCTAAAATGCGCTGTTGGCTGGTGGAGCTGGCACCGCCGGCTTGTTCCACGATGAAACTCATGGGGTTGGCTTCATACATTAAACGCAATCGGCCAGGTTTACTCGGGTCCCGGCTATCCCAGGGGTACATAAAAATCCCGCCGCGGGTCAGAATCCGGTAGACTTCCGCCACCATGGAGGCAACCCAGCGCATGTTGAAATTCTTGCCTCGGGGACCTTCCTTCCCTTGTATGCATTCCTCAATATACCGTTGTACCGGTGCTTCCCAGAAACGTTGATTAGACATATTGATGGCGAATTCCCCAGTGTCCTCCGGAATGGTCATATTTGGATGGGTGAGGATAAATTCGCCAATGTCCTGGTCTAGGGTGAAACCATTGACGCCATGGCCGGTCGTTAACACCATCATGGTAGTAGGACCGTAGATGCAAAATCCAGCGCACACTTGCTGGGTACCCGGTTGTAGGAAATCTTTCTCGGTGGGTTCAGGCACACCATCCGGGCAGCGTAGAATGGAGAAGATGGTGCCTACCGAGATGTTGACATCAATGTTGGAAGAGCCATCCAAAGGATCAAAAAGCAGAAGGTATTTACCCTTAGGATATTGGCTAGGAATGGAAATGATACCTTCAACTTCTTCTGAGGCCATGGCGGCTAGATGCCCGGTCCATTCCAGAGACTTCACCATGACTTCATTGCTGATCACGTCGAGTTTTTTCTGGCCTTCGCCTTGAACATTTTCGGTCCCCGCAGCCCCTAGTATATCGATGAGACCACCACGGTTAACTAAGTGGGAGATAGTTTTACAGGCAGTCACGATATCGTTAAGCAGCCCGGTAAAATCGCCTGTAGCGTTGGGGATACTGCGTTGTTCCTCGATAATGAACTGAGTTAAAAAGGTACCACTATGCATAAATTAATCATCCTCATTGCGTGTTTAATGAAAAACAAAAACTTAATGGAAAATGGATGGAGAAAGGGCTGTATACCCTGAGCTAAATCGTCAGAATCCAAATAACAATGGGTAATATTTAACTTAAAAGTTGAGTTAAAACCGACATGGGGGATGCATCCCTGCTCAATCGAATGTTATACCCAAGGATATTGGTATTCTGCCCAAATGCTGTCCCTCGTCCTTGACTCAGCCGTGGGGGTAGACTGCCTTTGGGGCCAGAGGGGGAGGGTTATCATGTCCATTTGGGGTACAAAAAAGGCGCTATTATACCAATAACAGGAAATAAAATTTCCATATGGGCGTGAAAGAGTATATTTTTAAGCAGTTTCTTGGATCTGGATCAAAATCTCACCATGGCCCAAGGTGGCCATATCGCCGCAAAAACGATGGACCCGGCCCGTTTTAGTGAGGGTGGTAAAGCGGGTTTCTAGATTCTGGTAAGATTTCAGCATAAGGGGTAAAAACCCCAACGTGTGACGGCCACAGTCATTAAACGTCGCGCTCAGCTTAGCGGGAGCTTGCCAAAGCAAAAGAGTTCCTCGCTTCATGCCATATCCTGGATAATTTCCAGTTTTACCCAGCACTGCAATCGTGCCCGCTAACATGCGTGAGCCTAAGTAATCACCTGCGTTTCCTTCGATAAGTAAAGTTCCTCGACGCATGTGATCTCCAGCACGGGCACCCACATTTCCACTGACAATCACCGTTCCCCCGGCCATGCCGATTTTGTTACCGGGGCGGGCGGCCCCTAGGAAATCACCACTATTACCCTCGATTCGGAGTAATCCCCCCCCCATTTCACAGCCCGCAAAAGCACCGCTATTGCCGCGGACATTAATTTGACCGGCATTCATGCCCATGCCTGCATAGGCACCGCAAGGACCCTGGACTTCGATTTGGCCGCCAGAAAGATTTTTACCTAGGTAATCTAGCAGGGCGGTTTCTCCAGTGAAAACCAG encodes the following:
- a CDS encoding DUF447 domain-containing protein, with the translated sequence MARLESKIHEVILTTLSEDGQIHAAPMGIWEEKGNFIVAPFKPSTTYNNLSRYPECVVNYTDDVRVFAGSVTGRRHWPTQAATRVYGGVLVQALAHSELRVTQLQDTDPRAHFYCRVIYEANHRPFRGFNRAQGAVIEAAVLVSRLHLLPFDKIERELKYLQIAVDKTGGPREWEAWEWLMEQVQHYRGEEMKS
- a CDS encoding (5-formylfuran-3-yl)methyl phosphate synthase, producing MNRWLASVRNLEEVSSLLAEGPDIIDLKEPKEGALGALSSETICQAVALIGGRCPTSATIGDLPMEPAPICHAVEQIAATGVNYVKIGLFPDDRVPDCLIALQPLAVQGISLVGVMFADKRPDFSWISLMEKVGFTGAMLDTAAKDGHNLLSHLSLAELSGFVQTARSGGLVSGLAGSLSFEDIPKLLPLGADYLGFRSALCCAGQRQSSLDPKAIALLKRALNRR
- a CDS encoding DUF1624 domain-containing protein — translated: MSQPGIPSATAPRIVSVDLLRGIVMVIMAIDHVRNFFSPFPYPPEDLSQASAGLFLTRWITHFCAPVFIFLAGTSAYLYRHNRSCSHHELARFLVTRGLWLIFIELSVINLSWTFGWYPYLFVQVIWAIGWSMIFLAGMLYLPFWVSMGSALTMIVGHNLLDPIQAQQFGDWSIFWNILHEMGGQPVPIINYFFVAYPLIPWLGVMVAGYGFGRLVTLPADHRNPLLYKLGLGLVAAFIILRGFNLYGDPEPWQPSERGLLFSVLEILNTEKYPPSLAYLLMTLSPAIALLPLIEKWRGRLADGVKIFGQVPFFYYLVHLLLIHILAMLWIRWTFGTWDRLRYLSQSGGFPESYEPSLLRVYLVWIMVVGALYPLCRWYAHLKKRSQSWWLSYL
- a CDS encoding DUF6513 domain-containing protein, yielding MREHILFLTGKLAEPSLCKILKAMEPVDFDYTVKQLGLSVAALMTAEMVERRLTETGEATRILVPGRCRGDLEKLSKKLGLPVERGPNELKDLPAYFGRSGPAPDLSRYKVCLFAEIVDAPQQSVQGILDRAAYYRSCGADVIDLGFLPSEPFDHLEEAIQALKAEGYCLSADSLEPEDLIRAGKAGVDYLLSLTEKTLYIADEVGSTPILVPAARGDLPSLERAMESLDKQGRAWLADPILEPIHFGFMDSLARYHELRRRYPQAPLLMGVGNLTELTDADTTGINAILFGIISELGISAILTTEVSSHARRAVREADLARRIMYAARENNALPQNIDDGLLCLHERRPFPDSSKEIAELAARVRDPSYRIRISQEGIHIFNRDGIHRAQDPFDLFPHLAVAGDAGHAFYLGIELARAQIAWQLGKRYSQDEELDWGCAYEQETEDLMEQKPPGTTLQNSKRGEGNGKA
- a CDS encoding multicopper oxidase domain-containing protein; its protein translation is MVPRRFLVVFFLVVILFGAGLLAFPIGKNAYQPPPPTAKFDLSKLETEPVCPEVDPLWRKSQVIDGVLIEESPLCHPDNPALVAAFVKGTNNISHDTLMESGLAMDAVTKGEDLDGDGDPDVIEIRLEVAELNGRSPDYAEPIPGYFIAPGIQPGFWAFVPKTHGMSTENFESLKANPLLRLPSPTIRVEAGDRIRIILENTHYLPHTIHFHGVDHPYMNGMGKGNDGVPETSHRPVMPGESFIYEMKPRQTGTMLYHCHEQAPVHVMLGLMGMFVVEENRPNNWVQTLNVGAGQVRHPSVAVKENYDREYDLIYQEVDQDLNNLIRTANDPRLIAKATTRGYDMTEGTPDYFLLNGQSFPYTLRESLIVVNANERVKLRLANGGDDKYIAIHSHGHRMRITHYDGIEHNPEAQVTRDVADLSPAQRLDLVLTTIDDGLHSFGEGVWMFHDHQEKALTSDGMYPGGGITLIVYRSYLGENYMPLLHGVDIKPFFSKAFYERKVPAWSSYDEAGMLGDPELVTGFVSIRSLSLTFLAGLLLGGIVIVMGALKRRAS